The nucleotide sequence GTGGCGCAGTACTGAGGTATTGGCGATACTAAAGACTGTGGATTGATCGACAGCAAAGGTACAATGATGTATTCCAGAATTTTGATGTCATTCTGACTATTGGTCTCACTTTTCTTCACTTCCTCAGGCtcaggtgaagatgaaggtgatctAGGTGCAGTTGGTAATAAGTGACTTttctgatttgatttgatcaacGTCGATGTGATCTTTCCGTTCAAAGCATCTCccattatcatcaacctCATTCTTAAAGATGAGATTTGCGATTCCAGAGTTTTCAAAACTTCATTGATTCCCAAAACCATGTGAGAAAGAATTTCAGGTTTCAAAGGTCTGTCTATTTCTCTTGCTGTGTCCACTTCAAGACGGGATCTTTTGGTAGCCGGCTCAGGTGGTGAAGGACCGGATGTTCGTTTCTTTCCCACTTCTGAGTGTTCCTCCGTATCCTTATCACCTTCCGAAGCTTCTAAGTTTTCCGTACTATCCACAATATTGCTTTTTTCTGCGTTGTCCGATTTCCGTAAAATCCGCCTTCGAGAGCGCTTTTCTCGTTGATGACATCTTGCTCTAGATACGTGATAATCGGCTATATTCGAGGGTATGAGCTCTTTCAAAGCATGTAAAGTGGCGTTTTGCAAATGTCTTGGTATGTTTGGCCTATTATTTTGTACATAAGTCAGCTCAACCGGTTCCCAAAACACATATAACCTTTTGAAACATACCAAGAAACAGTCAAAGGACTCGCCAAAACAGCTTTGACAACCTCTTTACTCATTCCAGCTCTATCTACTTGTTCTTGCCCTGCATTGTTCACATTGGACTTCGCCTTGTCCTTTTTTGATTGAGCTCGAATGGTTTTACCGGAATCGACTGCGACCGTCTTGACTGCTTGTGATTTGGGTTTCGAAGGTCCGGCCGTAGCGTTTTTAGCTGTAGCTAAAGACATTTTAATGGCCTCTCGTTAATTCAGTCAGTTCATTGACAGAATGTTGGTTGAGCTGTCTCCTGAACGGCCGGTCTTGTTTACTGAATGATGGGTGAACTTGACAATATAGAGCAAAATAGTACAATAACATTAACTTTCTGAACTTGGCTCAAGGCCGGCTAATCAGCACGTGTCTTTCGCGTGTTTATACGATTCCTTGTAACCAGTACTAGTGCCACATCGggaatttatctttttggAACACGAAACTCCGGGACTTCATGGTGAATCTTGCCAAATTACACTTTGTCGCTACATGCATACGACCGAATTTCAAcattaatcaaaaaagaaacGCTTATTTGTTATTATTCTAACctccaaaaaaaaagccCTTTTGCTCACCGAATACTCTATACGGCTGTCTAAGTAAGGACACACCCGCACTGAGTTAGCAAAAGCCCTTTTCAGCTTATATAAATCCCTTCTTTCTCAACAGAAAAAccaaacaaaaaaaaacctaaaatcaattcaaaatggTTCGAGCTTCAGTTTTAAACGATGCCCTTGTACGTGGATCCTTCTTTGGAATTTTTAGTTAAAATAGATATAAAGGAAGGATGAGGAAATGCTGATTTGTTTGGGTATAATTAATAGAACAACATCGTCAATGCCGAAAGACGAGGAAAGAGACAAGTTCTCATCAGACCTTCTTCCAAGGTAGTCATCAAGGTGCTTTCCGTTATGCAAAAACACGGTGAGTTTATACCTTTCTTATTAACCATTCTATCATTTTACCCGGAGTATAACTGCCTCCACACGCTCTTCCTACCGAGGCGAGGCTTTAAGTCTCCggaatatcaatcattctttcttcataCTTGTTTGACGAATGTGAGATTCGAGGCCGCACGGCCAGGATCAAGAAGCATTCGTTATATAATTTGGAGAGGTGGACATCAATTCAAAGTGCGGCTACGATACAATAGATTGCTAATCTGATTCATGTTTTTCTCAATTCAGGTTACATTGGTGAATTCGAGATCATCGATGACCACCGAGGTGGAAAAGTTGTCATTCAACTTAACGGTCGATTGAACAAATGTGGTGTTATCTCCCCAAGATTCAACATCGCTGTCGACGCCAGTAAGTGTTATCCtgatatattgataattacAAAGCTTACCACAGTTTGAAGTCGAACAATGGGTTGCCCTCCTTCTCCCTGCCAGATCTTTCGGTAAAATCATCCTTACCACCTCTGCCGGTATCATGGACCACCAAGAAGCTAGAAACAAGCACGTTGGTGGAAAGATTCTTGCTTTCGTTTACTAAGGGAGAGATGTTTTATGCATTTGAGGTTTTAGGGTATCAGTGTAGTTCAGGTTGCAACGATCGCTTTGAGAAAGATGTGTTTATTCATTTGGGTACACTCATTACTAAGGTCAATCCTTGATTAACACAGATGGAATCACCAAGGCAAGCTTGGGCTCGAATCTGAGTTCCGGAGGTTGTAATTCTagactcaccttttccTGGTCAATATACTGACATATATAGACTGTACTTTCACATCAAATTTTCTTCTCAGTCTTGGATCATAACAACCAAAGAGCGAAGGCCTCGATCATGGAGTTCAAACTTCTTGCTTCTAAGCAAAGTCATTTGTCGAAATTAGGTATTTCCAAGTTTAGGAGTCGAGTCgaaaaaatcaacaatccTTTCATTCTATGAGTCATCCTTGAGTCTGGACTCGGGAAGCGTCATTACACAAAGCAAGTACATTATGCGTTACAGATTGGTTCTGCATTATTGAAATGCCGTTCTATTCGCTGAGCTACATATATAGCGCTGGACttgttgatatatatatctgaGTATTCATTCACAAATCccttttaaatcattaatcTGTCACTCAAATTTAGTGCTATATAATATGAGTGAAGACAAATACCTTAGGCTAGAACCATTTGATCGTTCAAGGTCATCGCCTAATGGTAAACCATTAACTCCTACCTCTTCAGCATTTTCATCATGGATCCCAGGACCTCTGAGAGAGAAGGTATCAAATCTTAGTCTGAGTGATACCATCAACAAGGGTACAGATATCTTCAAAGCTGTAACAAAGTCTGAAGCTGTCACGTCAGCTACAACATTTGTCAATGAGACTTTGTTGGCCGCTTCTGCTACTTCAGACCCGTCCAAGTCTTATAACGGAACTTTTCGCtcagaaggtgaaatcGATTTACTTAATCCACATACCAATTCACTcgtaaatttgatgaaaccCTTTGAtgtcaaaagaaaaacctTTGGCGATTCCTTGGGAGTTGGAGATAATCATTGGCAAGCTTACGCATTAAATACGAGCAATTGTACATACAAAACCAAGTCGCAAGCCTTAAGGTTCACTGACAAAGCTATACCAGAAAAGTTATTATATTCGAAATGTACATGCGGTGATTCCATGGTTGATACAGAGGTAAAGGGGGAGGTTTTGAGCTATttgaaaggtgaaaagTGGTTTTACAGTAGATTCGATAGTCAAGGTAGAAGACAATTCCTCAAAATGGGACATGAAAAACACAGGGACGGATTTGGCGATGATAGTTCTGCTTTGGTCGATCAAGATGGTTTCGAAACAGTTCAAGCTGAAGGAGCAAGCTATGGAGATTCTGAGAGATAGAAGGCGGTATAGATGGAACCATTTGGTGTAATTGAGAATTCTATATGGAAAGGCAATACATTCGTAAATTAGAGCTACAGTGTCGTGTATATAGTACCGAGGATCTTATAACATAGTAGTGTACATATGATGTATGTTATGATGCTTTAACAGCATGGAATAGGAATGATGCAAATATCACATCTACagaaaagttgaattatcagcttcacATATGTTTGCGACTGAACAAAATGACAGTGATTGTGCTCACCTGCAAGGAAGGATAGCTATCAAGCGCAGTCAGAATGCAAGAGTTAGTCAAGTTATAGTAATAATGTCCAGACTTGACGATATACTACTCACGAAGACCACATAAATGACCTGGACATCCACCTCTTAATCGCAAAGGCTCTTGTTGATTGCTCACTTGTGTATTCGCTGATGTTGCATCTGTTAAGAACGACTATCAACATCTCTGCGTTCTACAGCCATATTGAGAAGTGTCAACATACTCATCATAGTCTTAGCAGCAGGTTGTTTCGCGACGTATGGTTGCTCGATAGATGGTTGAGCCTGAAGTGTAGGTGCAGTGGCGTGGTAAGACATGTTGACTGGTTATTTGTGAATAGATGAGATGGACGGACAGTAACAGAGATTTACGATTGGCAATTGAATAGTTGATAAGAGTGTTCTCAGATGAATAAAATagttgatttgattatttagtCCTTATCAGAATGCATCTTTCCTCTTTAACGATGGTCTCAAAATAACTTTTAAGACACACAGCATGTAACATTCACTGATGCGCAGACTGGAAAATTCAGTTACCGAATAATGATGGTCATGACGTCAACTAACTAAGTTAATGCGAAAAAACATGTCAATTCTTTAGGCGAGTCAAAAAATATCACATTCACATTCGCGAGCCTAAATTTTAGATTAATCCGAAGTCATGGAATATCGCAAAAATGTCGAAATGTCGAAaagatcatcattattttaACAAACCTCGAATTTCTCAAAAAGCACTTACAATTTACATACAGATACTTCATTTGTTATTCAGCTGTGCTTGGACTAATCACAACCTAAAATCAGACTTGccaatttgaatttccgATCAGAATAGAAACGCACATCCAACCAAAACAGCAAACCCTTCGACCGAAGCTCGACAATCTTTTCTACAGTCACCTTGCACCTTCAACTAGAGACGAGTTTCCCTTACTTCCTGAGTTCTCATTTAACCTTTCGTTCTGCTCTGTCACCAAGTGTCGCAATTCCCGGACTACATTACATATCATACTAAAATCCGATATCTTATAATGGCCCAAGGAAACGTACCTACCAAACGTACTACATCCTTATCAGGTTCAGcaagattatcattaaGTGTAGGAAAATCAGCTCAAAATACTTCTAACACAGCTTCTGGTAGACACCCATTACGGCAAGAGTGAGCTCTTCTCATATATGCTACACAAATTGTTGCTTACATCGCTTAACAATCAATGTAGCTGGTCAATATCCTATGTCCATCGACCGCCAGGCGCTAAGGTAGAATATGAGAAAGAGATTAGGAAAGTAGCGACTTTCGGATCCGTAAGTCATCATTGCTCTTGTTCTTAGCGAACCTTCCGGCGGGCAGACCTTTGTTAACAGATCAAACTAAACAAAACAGATTGAATcgtttcttcatctttattcTCACATAACACCGCCAAATGAATTACCACCCGTAACGGATATTTTAGTGTTTGTGAGTAGGATAGGAAGACCTGGAGTATGGGAGGAGATGAGGGAGTAAGTTTCGTCTAATGAATACCAAAAACTGTAAAGCTGACATGTTGATGTCAGCGGTGGGAAGTTCACTATTCGATTAGTACACCCTATCACACCTCTCTTGTTCGAAAACCTCCTTTTAGCACTTATAGGGgatcaatttgatgaatcgGATAATGTTGTAGGATGCGTGTTGAGCGTGAGGCAAACTGAGGATATTCTGAGTGTATGGGTGGAGGAGGAAAGCGATAGCGTTAGAAGCGGGGCATTAAAGTGAGTCTATGGCATAATCAGTTATCCAGGGCTGGAGGCGACGGGGACTACGCCTCAAAGATGGGGTGTGGAGAGTCGAAGAGTGTAGGAAGTGGCGGTCTGGAAGATAGTGAAGCGAGGAGTGTGACTTCTACGGCAGTGGAGCAAAAAAAGCATTCAAGGCGGGCGCTGACTACTCGTTTTAACTACAGGGAGAAAATCCTTACTTTACTCAGCCTACCATCTACGACAAGCTGCGAATACCGAGCCAACAGAATATTCCTGGAAGCGACTTCAAAACCAGCTTTCAACAATGTCAACCCTATCAATGCAATCAACGAACATCAAAATGAACATCATAGtaacaataataatcatcatcaacaacatccAAGACAACATCATTCGCATCATAATTACATACATGACAAACATAATGTCGACAGGTCAGATCGAGGTGAACGTGGGGAACGACCGGAAAGAGAAAGGGGAGAAAGGAATCATTGGAGTGGAACAGGTGGATTTAGGGAAAATAGACGAAATCAACCGGGAGGAGGGGTTGTAGGTGGAGAGAGGGAAAAAAGAGAATCTGCATGGGGATCATAGCATTCAATACATGctatgaaaatgatataacGCGAAAGTGATCTCCCAAAGGGGTTCTGAAAAGAAATGTAGAGATAAATGATCGCCTTTAGCGGCGATAATTGTGGCTAGATATTGGTGCCCTTCGTACTGACTTTAGATCGCATATCCAACTTACGGAAACCCTTTGAAACGTTCAACAATGGCCAAGATGGTATGGAAGGGAGACACTTCAGACAATGGTGCGAGAGCTACACTGTCTTAGCGCGAGTGAGTTGATTGCTTGATCTGGCTTGTTTGTGTGAGGAATTCGATAACCACATGGACACACACAGACAACACTATCACACACAATTGACATCTCCACTAGCATCTCTCACATTTTGATTACGACTTAAATCTTGGCGCAATCCAAAGCTCAATATCATACTGAGACCTGTTAAAATGATCTCGCCATCCGATCTCCGAGAATCTAAATTGGACTCCTTGAAAAAAACGTTACAGATGATTTCAGGAACGATAAAATTGTGTACATGATAAAGGACAGGACCTTATACACCAATTTAGATCCAATTATCCCCTTGACTATCAATATTTTGTCGACAATGCTTGGCGATTGTCATCTTTTCTCTGCAAATCGACACTTGATACAATACTCTAAAATATTACCCTTGTAGttgatcatttcaaaataGGACATACACTTACGAAAAGGAGCCGGACTTTGCGCAATTGGAAATTGACTCTTTGACCTCGGTTCCTCGGTTTCAATCAGTTATAGATAACGCCATCCACACAAAGAATAAACCGAGATAATGGTATCTGACTATGAATTGATCGttaattatcaaaaattgaGGAACGctcttttacttttactttCACTTGTCCTTTCTGAGGTCTAGATTCAGATTCAGATTTAAGATTGATTTACTAAATGATGATCTGCAAGATAAGGGAGATACGAAGGGGCAGtttgtatatatatcaatagGTGATAttaagatgaaattgaaatcaatCGTTAATCCCACCCTTTCCAAATACCTTTCAATTCACCACACCGAATCATTACTTCATTGAAGCATTTAGAGAGCTTATTGATATCCATAAGTCTTAGGCTCGTTGCTCACCAAGCGTACTTATCATATTGCAGGCCAATAAAGTAAAAGTTCAATATGACCAACACTTCTACTACTAGCTCAACCTTGGTAGGCAGAGCAGCTTGGGGTGGAGTTGATGCTGAACATCCTTTCGAAATTCTTTCTAATCCTCATGAAGAACCACCTATATTCATTCTTATTCTAGCTTTAATCttatttggatttttcaTCTTATTTAATATTCCAAAATTAGTAATTAGATggatatcaaataaaaatggTGGAGAACTTTTTAATggaattaaattatcttcaaaattacCTAGTCCTTCACCTAATGTTGTAAATGGTTATGGAATTGCTTTGGCTCAAACTCCAATTACACCTAAATCAAGATCTAGAGCTTCAACTTTTGTTGAAAAATATGGACCAGGATCTGGCGCTGGCGCTGGAGCTGGAGCTGGAGCTGGAGCTGGAGCTGAATCTCCGATTTATCCTTCTCCAATATATCAAACTCCAACTACAGCTACTCCTTTAAGAAGTTTTAATACAtatccttctccttcttctgaaaGGCTAATTCGTAAATCAAACCCTCCTAAACATTTTCCATCAATTACTTCTATTTTACCTGGAGGAAGTTGGATTGATACTACTGTACCATACATCGGTTATACTATTGGCCAAATCTTTTTATGCTCTATATGGGCCGCATTGACTGCTTTAGGCTTGTTCTACAATAACGAGTAAGTCATCTAACATCGTTTTGTAGGCATCATATAGATTGattaataatgaattgTGAATCCTCGTAGCATTGTCAAAGCACCTGTTAGATCAGGCTTCGTGGCTACCAATCAAGTGAATCTGAGGTTTTGTTCGATGGGCGAAAATAATACTGACTGATTTTTCCATATCAGCTTCCAGTCGTGTTTTTACTTGCTGGTAAAGTGAATTGGATTGGATATTTGGTTGGTAAAGGATatgaaaaattgaattttctcCATCGGTTAGTCTATCCTTGTTTTCACTGTACCGACGAATGCTGTTGAGCAACCAAGTAATTCGCAGTTTCGTTGGAAGGTGTATCTTGTAGGTTCGCAATCTTGTTTCATTCTCACTACATATGCGAAACTGATCGGGACATATGCACAGTATCGCAGCGACTTTTCACGCTGGAGGATACCGTATGTTTTATCTTCCCATTGATACGCTGGACATGAGCTGACTGAATGAATACAGTCGCCAAATGGCTGCACAAGGGCGGGATCGCTCATGTCTCCGAAGCATCTCAGACACCATTTATTATGGCTGGTATAGTAGCTTGGGCAGCTTTCGCCTTTATTGGCTTGacatcaattccaatcGTTCGAAAGAGAATGTACGGGCTATTTTGGATTTCTCATTGGATTGGCTTCGTCACTGCTGTTATCGCTTTAAGTTTCCATAAACCATATACCGGTTTATTCGCGTAAGTCTGTTTTGAACTTTGGAAAAATAAGCCTCAGACTGCTTACCCTTAAAGCTGGTCTAGTACAATCTGCATGCTACTCTATGCCAAAGATCTAATTCTTCGACTTTTGTTCAAGACTCATATTGTTCCTGCTAAAATTATCGCTCTACCTGCCCCGACCTctgatccttcttcaggctcaattcaaattgtttTACCACTCAGATCAGGATGGAGAGCAGGACAACATGTATTCATTAGAATTCCAGCTATGCAAGAAATGGGTGGTATGGCATGGTTAGAAAATCATCCATTTACAATTAGTTCAGCAGAAGGAGgagaattgatattgattatcaaaaaatcaGGTGGTTGGACAAGGGATTTATACGATTTCGCTTCTAAAGGTGGAATACTTCAACTTGGTCTTCAAGGAAATATCAAGAGAAACGAAAGTATggataaaattgatttcgcaaaagaagatgataagcGTGATTTACAACAATTAGAATCAGTTGAAGAGGTTTTAGGAAGAAATTGTAAGGTTTTAGTAGAGGGTCCTTATGTAAGTCCAGTTTATCTTATAAAGTTTGGGTCGCGCTGATAGAATTGGTTTAAATGATAGGGTGGACCTTGTTCCACAATCTTTTCAAGCTACTCTGGTATTATGCTTATCGCAGGAGGTAGTGGGATATCCTATGCTTTAGGCATGTTCGAAGATGTGATTaagaaagctgaagaaggtcaTTTACGAGCAAGTACTGTTCATCTGGTACGGACCGTTAAAAGCTATGGTGAGTTCTTTTCTCTTATATCAACACGACGCATCTCATAGCTAAATACAACATTATGGGATCAAAAGAACATGCTGTACCCCTCATCAACCATTTGGCAGATCTTCACACCAGAGCATACGAAACTTCCTTTAAACCTCAAATAACTATATATATCTCAAGATCTCTTCGAAAAGAATCGGTCATACAAGGAAATATACAATTTATTACTCAACGACCTGATTTGCCAACTGTAGTAAGAGAAGGAGTGTACAGAACCAGGAGAGATAATCTGAGCAATGCGGGTAGTGGTAAATACGGTTTGATTGTCGGCGTCTGCGGAGTAAGTCTTCTGTGAATCACTCGAAAGCTTTTCAGCTGATATACGAGCGTGATATGTAGCCTAGAAGGTTAATAGATGGTGCTAATTTGGCAAGCAGAAGTATACCCAGTAAAGACAGAAAGGATATTGGCGGCGTCACAGTACGTTTCCCATCTGCATTAATTCCTAGACATTAGTAACACCTCTTAAATAGGTACACAACGAAACATTCGGATGGTAGATAATCGGATGGTAGCGTAATGGAGCATTGACGAAGCCTTCAATCGAGAAGTCAGACGGGCTTTATTAGGAAGTAATACGTCTTCTCATTTAAATACATGATAGTTTACATCAATGCCTGGAGCTATGTACACAATCATATGCAGAATTTGGGATCCTGATATTACCACGCCGTTCCGTTGATTGCTCATCTTCTGACAATTTAGAAGGCGGCCTTTGGTAAAGGACCGAAATATCGATAAAGGTACTCCGGTTCTGAATTTTGAGGAATTAATCCATGTTTCACGAAGGACAAAGGAGTACGCATATATTGAAAGACGCTCGCAGTCGTTCTGAGTATCGTAGATCTGTACAGTATGGCTTCGATACAAATTTCGCATTCTATCTTCGATGTGTCATCCAAGCAAGTTGAAGAAACAATCATACTGACAAATTAGTCAGGCATAAATTACCGCCAAGAGTGAGTCAACGATATTTCGCTTCATGTGCGATCGACTGAGAATTTTGAGCCAGTGCCTATGAATATCGCTCCTCACCAGATCCATCATCCATATGTTAATCCCCAAGAGTTAGTTTACGTTCGTCTCGAATCCGGTGTACGCTGAACAGTAGAATCTAGAATCCCTTTTCCAACTATGACACTCCCTGGAGGAGGTAGATTAGGAATTTTTCCAGCTGTCAAAACTCGTTTCGTTGGTCCAAATGTAGGATATGGTGCAGGAGTGAGTCTTGACTTACTTTTTTTCCTAGTGGATTCAGCTCATTATTCTCATTTCTCATTCCAGCTCATGGGAATGCCTCACCCATTGGGTACACCACTTGCATGGGGTGTAGGTACAGGGATAGATAATACTGCTGCTTCTTGGAGAAGATATTATGGTTTAGGTGGAATGTTAACTGGATATCCGTTACATGGTAGGATTCCTGGTAAGCCTGGTGTAGGTGGTTATTGGGGAGTGAGTCAGATTCATAACGTGGATGGTAGCGTACTATCACATGCTGATTTACTTTTCTTTAAGGGCTGGAGTATGCGTGACTAGGTTGTAAAGGTTCAGCTGTTCTCGCTGCGATATTCCGAATGCATAGTTATCCGCTTTATCCTGATGATGACTAATCGCAATCGCAGTACCAGGGGATCACAAACTTGGTTAATTTACTCCGAGACCAGGTCCCACATTCACCTGAATTAAAGCCCTCCCTGCTAGAAGGTACTTATTACCAAGGAACAAGGGACAGTCAACCAGTATTTACTGGCAGATTACGAGGATCTGCTTTGACTAAACCGTCCGTGCACGTATATTCGGTGATGATCGACGACAGAGACAGGTACTTGCGATACCGTTTATCAATCACCGATCATTTGCGATATACCCTTCTGAGTATTTCGCCTCAGTGAATTAAGGGATTACTTCTGGCACTTTAGGACAATTAAGGCTTCAGTCGTAAGACGGGGAGAAAACTTCGGTAATAGCTTTTACAAATAGTTCAGGAACATCACCCTTTTATTCTCGGCGTCACAGGCTACTTTTACGGATCCTGGGCTAGATTTTGGAACATGACGTTAGCAGAGAAAGAATATAGGTGAGAAATGTTATTGTATACGAGTGCAGATGGTTGGAGTAAATTTAACGAATGtatcttgataaatttcGCTCAAAATTGATCCATATCAGCTTACAATCACTCGTTCAACACATTATAGACAGAGAGACTGAAAAAATAGAAGATGGCACCTATCGCTCCATTGCGACCGCAAAATACGCACCGCACTTCTAGCGGTACTTCGCAGTCGTCTTCTTTTCGTTCATTATTCACTCAGACAAATAGCAAGCTACCTGAACAACCTACACCTAAAATCGAAGATAATAGGATATTACCTGTCAAAGATTTCCCTCCTCAAGCTGAAAGACGGAGATCATCTCAACCTGATTTAGATATAAATACTGAAGAAGTGCCTGTCTCACAAAATTCCCTTGCAGCGGCAACAACAACACCTATTCCTTCTAGATCGACTTCActcaatcatcaaagatCACATTCTTTGAGAAGAAAACCTGTACCACCTTTACTTTTGAACCTAGATGCAGAAGAGAGAGAACAATCTTTGCCTGCGGATCATCCATTCGCCGCTACACATCTTAGAACACATAGCAAGCATAACAGTGCTTCGAGTAGTCTGAGAAGTGGGTCCAATGGTAGAATAACTCCCGTACTTGACGTGTCGAATAGATTGGAAGGCAAGactcctcctcctccaccaggTAAAGCTACATTCACTGCCCCTCTGAGTCCAACAGCTCTATCCGATAAAAGTAATGGTGGAACGCCGCCGCCATCTCGTTCGAAAGCTTCTATTCCCTTATTTAGCGGTGATGAAACCGATGTTAAAGttgtgaagaagaaaaatgtGAGACCAGACACAGCAGGAACATTTGGTGGAAGGCGATCAGTGGACAAAACGAGACCAACCTCAGCTATGGAGAGCAATAGAGGACAACTTAGAAGGCTGGACAAGGAAGATGCTCTCAATGCTCGTATGATCTCCCTTTCTCTCGACAGACCACTCCCTCCTACTCCCTCCGGCAGTCAAGATATGACAACTCAAGCTTCATATTCATCCTCGGGCGCGAAGCCACCGAAAATGAGAGGATCCGTGGATACAAATGCAACTTCATCTAGGAGTATAGACCTTTTAGGCATGTTACGTTCGGGACCTTCACGTCAATCACGCTCATCGTCCATGTCAGGCTCAGTATCTATGAGTAAGAATGGTGGATCTTCTggatcaaaattcaaatcaaacgTGTTTAGATGGGATAGTACAGAAAAAGTCATGAAATCTACTTCAggtgaaggtaaaaaacGTACCtcattggaagaagaagaatttagCGTTGATCGTATACCatcaaaaaagaatttatgGGAAGCTGGAACTTGttttttgaaagatgaaaatggtaatCTTAAATGTTTTGGAGATTTTTTCCCTAGATATCCTAATGATTCAAATACTTTTCATGatgattatcaaaataaaggaaaatcaaaacagACTGAATCACCACTTGCATCTCCGGCGATGGAAAAATCAGCTACTTATTCTGGAGCAGGTAGTATCAAAAGTCAAGAAGCAAGTGGATCAAAAATTTTAAAGACAGTGGTTTTTTTTATTAGACATTTCTGGTGCGGACAATGTCAAGATTACACTTTCGCCTCATTATCCCTTCTCGATCCTGTTGCATTGGAAAAAGCTGGAATAAGAGTAAttataatatcaaatggtAGTTGGAAGATTATCAAGGCGTATAAGAGGTTGTTCAATTGTCCGTTCCCGATATATGTGGATGGTCCTAGAAGGTTATACCAGCTATTAGGGTGAGTACGACCTCCCACTGTCCCAGCTGCCTAGCTAATCCTGAACGCAGAATGACCAAGATGACGAACGATTTCGGACCCATGTTCAAGGGTCGTGCCGCTTATCATCAACGCGCTGTGCCAGGACAACTAATACATGGTCTA is from Kwoniella pini CBS 10737 chromosome 1, complete sequence and encodes:
- a CDS encoding 40S ribosomal protein uS8 — its product is MVRASVLNDALNNIVNAERRGKRQVLIRPSSKVVIKVLSVMQKHGYIGEFEIIDDHRGGKVVIQLNGRLNKCGVISPRFNIAVDAIEQWVALLLPARSFGKIILTTSAGIMDHQEARNKHVGGKILAFVY